CGAACCGACCTTCACCGGTATCCACGAAAACCACCTGGCGCGTCCCTGTATCGATCACAGCGGAATCGGGAATGACGATACCTTTCCCGTAATCGATCATGAGATTGATATCCACAAACATGCCCGGCTTCAGCCGGAGTTCCTTGTTGTCGAAATTGAACCGGAGTTTCAGTGTCCGGGTTTCCCGATTCAAATAGGGATAGATATAGGCGATTTTTCCGGAAAGCCGCAACGACGGATCGTATGGTGTCGTGAGGACTCCTTCCTGGCCGATATGAACATCGCGGGTTTCCGCCTCATATACTTCGGCATCCACCCAGACCACCGAGAGGTCCGTAACCGTATAGAGCGCCATGGCCGGCTTGACTTCCTGGCCCGTAAAGATATCCTTTGCCGTCACGAATCCGTCGGCTGGAGAAAGCAGGGTGATTGTCCGCTGCGGTTTTCCGGTTCGTTCCAGTTCCTTGATGAAGTTTTCCGGAACATCGAAGAGTTCAAGCCGCCGCTTTGCAGCATGGTGCAATCTCTGGACGGCCGAACGCTCCATCGCATCATCTGCAGATCGCGCCTCCGAAGGGCGGGTTTTGATGAACTCTTCCTGGCTGCTCAGAAGTTCCGGGGAATAGATGGTGAGGATGGGACTTCCCTTTTTGACAAACTGGCCCGTGTAATTGATCAGAAGGGTTTCAATCCACCCTGCGATTTTGGTTTGCACGGCATGGATGCGTGTTTCGTCAGCGACGACCAGGCCCACGGTCCGAATGTTGCGTTGCATGTTTTCCGTCGTTGCCGCTGCAACCTGAACGCCCGATAGCTGGATGCCCTGATCAGTCATGGTGACTGTGCCGAGGCCGGGAACACCCGTTTCGTCCTTGAAGAAGTCATCGGCCTGCTGTTCCAGAGATTTGGCCGGTTTTTGGGCATCGTCCGCGTATACCGGGATGTAATCCATGCCCATCTCATCCTTTGCGGGAACGGGCGAGGTGATGGCCGGATTCATGGGATTGCGATAAAAAAGAGGCTTTTTATCGCCTGAGGGGGCCGATATCGATTGGCTTGCTCCCTGATGATAGCCCAGGCGCCAGGCACCGATGAGTAGAAGCGATGCCACGAGTACGGCCAGGATGACATAAACGGAGATTTTCTTTGCCATGAAAGAACGTCCTCTTCTCGTTGTGGGGCGGTCTCCGGCGAGCCGCGTGGGGGCGGATACGCCTTTTTTGCTGCATCGGAAAAACGCTGCCGCCCGAGCTCATAAGGGCCGGGCATGCGGTCAGACTTAAACGATGGGTCATCTGGAATACAACGGCTTGTTATTGTGACAGATACGGACTGGATGCGCATGCCCGGCCCAATCACGCCTTTGGCGTGATCTCCGGCGGCTTCAAACAAGTATTCGATGCAACATCAAAAGGCGTATCTCCTCCCATGCTCAGGCCCGGGAAATACCCCAACATCGGGGGTACAGCAACTTTTTGCGAGTCCATCTTCCCTGATTAGGCATTTTCACGGTAAAGATATGCCTACGATGGATTCCAGGTTGGCCCGCGCAATTTCAATTTCACTCTTTTTCCGTTCGCTTGTCAGTCGGGCATCCAGGGCGATCAGGTAAGAATCGATGACATCCCCCATCCGGGCGACGCCGGACTCATAACGCATGCCCAAAACTTCCGAGGAAAGTCTGGATAATTCCCGGATGGTATACGTATACAACCGCTCTTCTCGGATGGCCCGATCCAATTTGAACCACCCCTCCCTGACGTTGAAGCGGGTGATGTTTTCGCTATTCTTCAATTCGCTTTTGAGCGCCTCGAGTTTTTTCCGGGTTTCCCGCAGGTAGGCGTCTCCCAGGCCAAACCACGCGTTTTTGGGAAGCCCCTCTCCCGTGGAAGCGCTGATGCTATCGGCAAAGGATGGTTTTGTCCGGATGGAGCCCACCTGATTGAAGGCGTTGTTTTCAAACAAGGACAGATTTTGCGTGAAACCCGGATAGATTTCCGTTTCTGCCAATTCGATCATTCGCTCCATCCTGGCGATCGTCGCCCGGATGGTTCTCAGGTTCTGATTGTGCTTCAGAGCCATATCATAGAGACTTTCCATTGCAGGCAGTTGCCTGCGGGGCTCCTGGAAGGCCGGAAATCCGATGTCCGATCCGGTGGCCAGATCGGCCATTTTCCGGATTTCCACCTGAAGCGTATTCTGCTCTTCCTGAAGGGTCTTTTGTTCTTCGCGGAGTTTTTCCAGTTGAATTTGGACCCGGATTACCTCCTGCATCGATTCCTTCCCGACCTCGTACCGTTTGCGTGCGGAAAGTTCGAATTGATCGAGGGCGGTCAGCGTGGCGGCGGTAATTTGTTGCGCGTGACGGTTGAAAGTCAGGTTCCAGAAAATCTTTCGTGCTTCTGTTATGGCGGATTTTCGAGCCATTTCGAGTGATTCACGTGCAATTTTAACCTCTTGCCGGACGATCTCTCCTTTCAAGGCCATGACGCCGGGGAAGGGGAATTTCATGGCCGGTGATTGTGTGTCTGTCATGGCTCCAATACCGGTCATCACCGCCTGGGTAAATGCTGAATACTGCCTCAGGATTTCATCCAGATTCGAAACCTGGGAATAGGCTTCGAGACTGCCCCGAAAAGCCTCTTCCGCGGAACGTATTCCCGGATTGCGTATAAGGGTGAGAATTTCAAGCGTTTCAAGGCTGAAGGCGGAGGACAATGCCCGGGCGGCGGCATTGCCGTCGTGTCTGGCTGGCTCCAGTTTGTCCAATTCCTCCCTTTTCGGAGAGAAAAAACGCGTATCCGGTTCCGGTGTGACCAGTGCTTCCTCCCACGACCGGCGCATCTTTTCGAGCTGGGATTTTTGATTCCTGAAATCGATATCCGCCTGTGAGTCCGTCATTGCCGGGGGAACCGGAACGTTCGCAACGGATGCGACGGCCGGCGGATTGTACGCGTTCCATTCGGCGGAAAGTTGCTGATAATGGGAACAGGAAGGGAAGAGTGCGGCAGTCATCAGCCATACGGCGAAAGCCAAAGCGTTTGCGCCAATACTGCGTGACATACGGTGCGCTCGATTTGTGGCGATTTCCTTCGTAAAGGCGCCCAGCCTTCGCGTTGCCCATGTTCCGACTTGGAAGGGCGTTTTCATGGTGTTGCCTCCGGTTGCTGCAGGGGCTGAGCGATTTCAGACTTTTGGGTCAGACTGATTCCGACGATTCCCTCCAGTTTCGCCAGATATTTGCCGTAATCGGCTCTGGATCGTGCCAGCGCAAGTTGAAAATTGTACCAGACGGCTTCCGTTTCCAGAAAATCGCTCAAGCTCCCCTGGCCTTCCCGGTTCCAGATTTCCGCTGTTTCCATGGCTTTTTGTGCTTGTGGAAGGAGCTGATCCCGATAGAGCGCAACGAGCCTTTCAGCATTCTTCAGGCGGAAAAACGTTTCGCGGATCAAAGCGCGTGCTTCGTTGATCCGAGTGCGGACTAACGCCGTGGCTCTTTCCGTCCCGGCGCGGGCGGCTTCCTGTCTTCCGGCGTTCTTATCCCACCAGATCGGCAGACTGACGCCGAACTGCACACCATACATGTCGGTACCGGAGGTGTTGGGGGGTTGAGGCGCATTGTATTCATACTTGAATCCCACCATGAACTCGGGCAGGTTTTGAAAGTGGGCCACATCCGCCTCTGCGCGGGTTTTGTCCACGGCAACCGCTGCAGATCGAATTTCCTCGCGCTGAGCCTCTGCAAGGGCGTATATGTCGGTAAGGTCATACACCAGAGGGCGCATCTGTTCTTCCATCAGCGAAGCGATTGGGGCATCGGGCGGCCGATTCAATAGCGCATTCAATCGGGTAATCTCGGTTCTTTCGAGTTCCTGCAGAAGCAGTATGTCATATTGAACCTGGCCCGATTGTGACTGCGCCTTGAGAACATCGAACAGAGTCGTCCGGTCTTGGGCGTGGGACGTTTCTCCGATCTGGCGGAGATGTTCGACAGCCTCTCGGTTGTGAGCGGCGATTCGAATGGCTTCGCGGATGTATTGCAATTCATGAAAAGACTCCCGGACGTTGATCGACACATCCCGGATGGTGCGGTCAAGTTCGAGTTTGGCGATCTGCGATTCGCTTTCGACCACTCTTCCAGCAGCCGCCAGTTTTCCCGGAAACGGAATGGTCTGTGAAAACATGATTTCAAATCGCTTTTCACTCCAATTGCGGGCGGGATCATCCGGCCAATAGGTCGTTGTAAGAACCGGATCCGGATATCCGGTTTCTACGCGGTATTTTTCGATGGCAACCCTCCAGGAGCTTTTTGCAGCCTGGATTTCCGGATTGGATTGATAGGCATAAGACAATAAATCGGCCAGCGAGGGAGAGCCGCCCGTAATGCGGGCTTCGATTGTCTGCTTCTCGTTTTCCGCCGCTCCAGTCCGTGAGTGAACGATTCCGAAAAGAACCAGGGCCAGAGTGAGGATGGTCATTACACGCCTTGGATCATCAGGCCATTTCATGTGGTAATTGTTCACCTTTGTTGAACCCCTCATGTCTTGTCCACGGCATTGATCCGTACGAGCGAGCCAGCGTCCCGGATCATGTATGTATCGTTCGGAAATATTCCCTGCTTTGTTGAGATGCGTCGCCAAGCGTCGGGAAATTGGATGGGCTGCCAAAAAGATGACTGGTTTCCAATGGGCCGTATTGGATCGGAAGCCATTTTCTCCGCAGGTGGAAAACGCCGGTTCGCCAGTATGCAGGTAGATTTCCGAGTGGCGAATTTCTGTTGCCTTGACCGTATCAGATAATAAAACGGATGACAAGTTATGAATAGCGTTCAGTAGAGAATGATACGGGGAAAAGATGGGAAACACGGGCGTTCCTGATCGGAAAGCCTTTGCTTCATTTGACCTCGGCCGGCGGGCTGTTTCCCTCTTCGAAGCCAAATGACCGGACTGTCGCTAAGGAATCGCACCGAAGTATAGATTGGCGTTCAGAAACGCAAAGAACAGCAATGCGTAAAGATCGAAATGTCGTCCTGCAAAAATATGTTACAGATAGAGGGAAGAGGAAGGGGCTTTCAAGATATTTCATGTTCGCGGGGGCAGGTTGATCATCATGCCGATGATTTCACCATAAATGACCATGGCGGTGTCGCTGCCCCCGGCAATGCAAATGTAGCCCGGGTTTCCAAACCCGGGACAAGATACAATCCGCTATTTCTATTTTGGAAGCGGAATCTGGTCGAGCCCGGGATTAGAATCCCGGGCTGTATTTTCACGATTAAAAAAGGGAAAGACCCCATTGAGGAGTTTTTCCCTTTTTTACGGATGTCATGTGTCTGAAGACAAAGCGATCAGCCCGACCGGATCTGCGATTTAGATAGAGTATCCGGTATTTGAGGAATGATTTCGCTATTTCCTGCCTGCATATTCCGCATAGGTCATGGCGACCGTTCGATAGACCAGGTGCGCCAGCTTGGAGAACGGTACATAGGCAAACAGGGAGAACACGAACATCAGATGAATGAAATACAGCAGATACGACAGCCAGGCAATGCCGCCCAGGCGGGTCATTTCGGTCAGAAGACCCGTTGCGCCGAGCAGGAAGGCCAGGCCGATCAACTGCCAATCCTTGTATGTGCTGACCTGGTCTTTTTTGGCCAGCCGGGTCTTGAACATGAGGGCGCTGCCGATGACCAGGGCGATACCGCTCAAATTGGCAAGCCACTTCACCGGATTCAACTGGCTGTAAGGCCCGTGAATCTGGAAAACGTAGAGAACGACAAAAAAGATCGATGTAACGATGAAAAGTCCGATGAACCCGAAGAACACCATCATGTGGGCCGTTGCGCGATCCTTGTTTTCACCGCATTCGTTGAATTTGTCATGCCGCAGGATTTTGGGGATTACCCGGATCAGGGCTTCGACGAATCCTTTGGGATCGATTTTCTGCTGGTTCGTTTTGCCTTCCAGAAGGGCATTCTGATGGATGTCTTCCAGAAAGCGTTTGAGCCCCAGACCAAAGACCGCGAGCGCCCACAGGAAAGTCGGGATCATGATCATGTCCACCAGCCAACTGGAGAAGAAATGGGCATGAACGATTTCATCTCCCTTGGGATTGAAATGCAGCAGCCCCGTGATCAGACCCAGAACGAGAAAAATGACAACCGGCACAGCCAGAAGAATGGGCAATTTCTTGGGATCGGCCACCGCCTTGGCGACGGCTTTCGGGACGGCGTATTCCGAAACGGCATAGGCCCGAAGGGCGGCCAGCACATCGCCTGGTTTGGCCCCTCTCGGGCATTTGGTGGAGCAGTCGCCGCAATTGTGGCACAGCCAGATATCGGCATTTCCGACGACCTTGTCCTTCAGGCCCCAGGAAGTGGCAATCATTTCCTTCCGGGGAAAGGGGCGGGTGTCCGGAGAAATGGGGCAGACAACGGCGCAGGTGGCGCACTGATAGCATTTCTTGACATCGCCGCCTCCCAGCCGTGTCACTTCCTGGATAAACTCCAGATCGGGTTTGACTTGATACGCTTGCGTCATGGATCATCCTCCTCGAAACCACACGTGATGGCCGGCGTCGGGGGGCGCCGGCCGATATCGGATTAGAATCCCTTGAATGGATTCGGGCCCAGTTCCTCGATTTTGGCGGCAAACTCATCGATCATCTGCGGCACCTTGTCGAATTCGTCGATGGCCAGTTCGAATTGCGCCACACGCTCTTCCTCAAGGGCAAGCGATACGAGGGCTTCTCCGATTTTCCGCATCCGGATGCTGGCAAGCTCGCTGCCCTTGACGAAATGGCACTGGTAGTCGTCTCCGTGCTTGCAGCCCAGCAGGAATGCACCATCCATCCCCTTGGAGAGCGCCTCCTTGATCCATGCCACATTGACGGATCCGAGACAACGAACCGGAATAATCCGGACGTTGGGCGAATACGTGCACCGATGAAGGCCCGCCATATCGAGCGCCGGATAGGCATCGTTTTCGCAGACCAGCGCCAGAATGCGCAGCGGCGGCTCGTCGTAATCGTCTGTCGTCGGTACGCCGATGGCCTTGATCATGGAGCCGATGGTGTCGATGTTGTAGTCGGCAAAACCGATGATCCGCTCGGGGCAGGCGCCCATACAGGTTCCGCAGCGCCGGCATCGGGTGGGATTCGGTTTGGGTGTGCCTTTTTCATCGTCGTCCAGAGCGCCGAAAGGACATTCTTCCGTACATCGTTTGCACTGGGTGCATCGTGCGAAGAAGAAATCCGGGAAGGTCATGTCGCCATAGCGCGGATGAACCGATACACCCCGATTGGCACTTTCGATGCATTGAATGGCCTTGAGTGCGGCGCCTGCGGCGTCCTCGATGGATTCCTCCATCGTCAATCCCCTTCGGATGGCGCCAGCCGCATAAATGCCGGTCCGCTGCGTTTCATAGGGGAAGCAGATGTAATTGGAATCGGCATATTGATCGAAGATGCCGTTGTCGCGGAATGCGGGACCCTGCCGGTAAGCCAGGTTGATGACCGGATCGTCTGCCGTCACCGGCACCATGCCGGTGGCCAGCACCACCATGTCGGCGTCAATCTGAATCTTGTCGCCCAGAAGTGTATTGTCCGCTTCAACGATCAAGCCGTTGCCGTTTTTCGTAACCGAAACCACCTCGCCCTTGGTCAGGAAAATGCCATTATCCTGCTGCATGCTCTTGTAAAAATATTCCTGAAGCCCCGGCGTCCGCATGTTCTGATAGATGATATAGGCCTTGGCGTCGGGATCGTCTTCCCGGACATACTTGGCCTGTTTGAGCGCGACAAGGCTTGTCACCGATCCCGTATACGGAAAGTCGGCATCGTCTCCCTTGCCGGGGCTCTGAACGAAAACGACGGATTTGACCGGCTTGCCATCGGAAGGACGAATGACCTTGCCTTTGGCAGCCAGTTGTTCGAACTGGTGGTTGGTGACGACATCGGGTGAAGCGCCCCATCCCAGGTGATCGAACTCCCCTTCCTTGGGCTCGTATGGTCTCCAGCCAGCGGCCAGGACCACGGCGCCGAATTTCAGGCCGTTGGGATCGAAGGTCAGGATGTCGTTCTTGCCCTTGTTGTATTCCTTGTAGCGTTCGATGAGCTGGTCTTTGTCGAGCTCTTTTCCGTTCTCGTCGACCTTCATCTCGGGCGGAAGCGGAAAGGGAACGTCGAATTCAATGGCCTCGCCGGGCTTTTTCAGGGTTACTGTAAAATCACCAGGCTGACCGGCGATTCGGGCGACAACCGTTTCGGTCTTGACCGTGATGTTCGGCATGGCCTTGAGCTCGGCCAGTTTCTGGGCCAGAATGGGCTGGGCCAGATCGGTGTAGGGCGCGCTGAGCGGAAGCTGTTTTCGGACTTTTGCGGCATATCCACCCAACTGGGCTTCTTTTTCCACGATGGTGACATCATAGCCGGCCTTGGCTGCATCGAGGGCAGCCGAAATGCCGGTGATGCCGCCGCCGATGACCAGGATGTTGCGCGTGAAGTTCTCGAGTTTGTAGGCTTCGGGCGTTTTGACCTTCTTGAGCTTTTCCATGCTCATCTTCAGGTAGTCTTCCGCCATCATCTGCAGATGATCGATTTCTTCCCCCTGGGTCTTGGTGTGGGACCAGACCACCTGTTCGCGCAGGTTTACCCGGTCTACGTAACAGTCGTCGAACCGGAAGACATCGAAATTCACCCGCCTGGAGCAGGCGGCTATAGCCATGTGGGTGACTCCGCCGGCAATTTCCTTCTTGAGAAATTCCACTCCTTCTTTTCCGCACAGAAATGGATGCGATTTGGCCTGAAAACCTTCTTCCTCCGCCACTTCACAAATCTGATCGATGTTCAGGGCGTCTCCGATACCGCAGCCCGTGCAGATATATGCGCCATATTTCTTGCTCATGAATGACCTCCTCTTACCGTTTCTTCAGGGTTTGAATGGCTTTGAGGGCCATGCCCGTCGCATTCTGGTTGCACGATACCACGTCCGCAGGCTTGTTGGCACATCCGGTGGCGAACATGCCGCCTTTGGCAAAATCGTTCACGATGAAACCATCGTTCGTCAGATTGAGTTCGACAGGCAGCTTCGAAACGGCAGCAGTGGGCTGCATGCCGGTGGCCAGAACGACCATTTCCGAAGTGTGGTGGATTTTCTCTCCGGTGACCGCATTTTCCGCTACAACGGTGATGTTGCCCGTTGCGGCATCTTCGGAGACCTCGGCAACCTTGCCCTTGATGAAGGTGACGTTGGCGTCTTCCTTGATTTTCTTGTAGAACCGCTCGTATTTGTAGCCGGGGGCCCGAAGATCGATATAGAAGATGGCGATCTTGGCGTCCGGATACTGCTCCCGGATATAGGTGACATGCTTGAGGGAGGCCATGCAGCAGATATAGGAGCAGTAGGGGAGATGGTTTTCGTCCCGGGAGCCGGCGCATTGCACGAATGCGATGGTTGCGGGCGCTTTCTGATCGGATGGACGAAGGATTTTACCGCCGGTCGGCCCGGTGGTGGATGCCATTCTTTCGAGCATCATGTTGGTGATGATGTTCTTGTGGCGGCCGAATCCCAGGTTGTCGATCTTGTGGGCGTCGTAGGGAACCCATCCGGTTGCCCAGACGACCGCCCCGACCTTGAGGCTGACGGTTTTTGCGGCCATGTCCAGATCGATGGCGTCGTATTTGCATGCTTCCTTGCAGCGCTTGGCGTCTTCCGTGCCGATGATGCGGGAGGAGAGCACATAGCGGGCCGGAAAAGCCATGTCGTTGGGCAGATAAGCCCCCTTGATCTTGTTCATGCCGAAATTGAATTCGTTGGGGATTTCCGTCTGGCAGGCTTCCGCGCAGGCCCCGCAGCAGGTACAGGCTTCGGTGACATAACGGGGGCTGATCTGAATATTGGCGGTATAATCGCCAGGCTTGCCGTCGATGGACTGGACCTCCGCCAGGGTCAACACCTTGATACGCGGGTTGTCCT
This portion of the Desulfatirhabdium butyrativorans DSM 18734 genome encodes:
- a CDS encoding efflux RND transporter periplasmic adaptor subunit, which encodes MAKKISVYVILAVLVASLLLIGAWRLGYHQGASQSISAPSGDKKPLFYRNPMNPAITSPVPAKDEMGMDYIPVYADDAQKPAKSLEQQADDFFKDETGVPGLGTVTMTDQGIQLSGVQVAAATTENMQRNIRTVGLVVADETRIHAVQTKIAGWIETLLINYTGQFVKKGSPILTIYSPELLSSQEEFIKTRPSEARSADDAMERSAVQRLHHAAKRRLELFDVPENFIKELERTGKPQRTITLLSPADGFVTAKDIFTGQEVKPAMALYTVTDLSVVWVDAEVYEAETRDVHIGQEGVLTTPYDPSLRLSGKIAYIYPYLNRETRTLKLRFNFDNKELRLKPGMFVDINLMIDYGKGIVIPDSAVIDTGTRQVVFVDTGEGRFEPRQIKVGARSEGKIQVLSGVKPQERVVIKANFLLDSESRLRALIDAAMTSKKQGQP
- a CDS encoding TolC family protein, which codes for MKTPFQVGTWATRRLGAFTKEIATNRAHRMSRSIGANALAFAVWLMTAALFPSCSHYQQLSAEWNAYNPPAVASVANVPVPPAMTDSQADIDFRNQKSQLEKMRRSWEEALVTPEPDTRFFSPKREELDKLEPARHDGNAAARALSSAFSLETLEILTLIRNPGIRSAEEAFRGSLEAYSQVSNLDEILRQYSAFTQAVMTGIGAMTDTQSPAMKFPFPGVMALKGEIVRQEVKIARESLEMARKSAITEARKIFWNLTFNRHAQQITAATLTALDQFELSARKRYEVGKESMQEVIRVQIQLEKLREEQKTLQEEQNTLQVEIRKMADLATGSDIGFPAFQEPRRQLPAMESLYDMALKHNQNLRTIRATIARMERMIELAETEIYPGFTQNLSLFENNAFNQVGSIRTKPSFADSISASTGEGLPKNAWFGLGDAYLRETRKKLEALKSELKNSENITRFNVREGWFKLDRAIREERLYTYTIRELSRLSSEVLGMRYESGVARMGDVIDSYLIALDARLTSERKKSEIEIARANLESIVGISLP
- a CDS encoding TolC family protein, with the translated sequence MKWPDDPRRVMTILTLALVLFGIVHSRTGAAENEKQTIEARITGGSPSLADLLSYAYQSNPEIQAAKSSWRVAIEKYRVETGYPDPVLTTTYWPDDPARNWSEKRFEIMFSQTIPFPGKLAAAGRVVESESQIAKLELDRTIRDVSINVRESFHELQYIREAIRIAAHNREAVEHLRQIGETSHAQDRTTLFDVLKAQSQSGQVQYDILLLQELERTEITRLNALLNRPPDAPIASLMEEQMRPLVYDLTDIYALAEAQREEIRSAAVAVDKTRAEADVAHFQNLPEFMVGFKYEYNAPQPPNTSGTDMYGVQFGVSLPIWWDKNAGRQEAARAGTERATALVRTRINEARALIRETFFRLKNAERLVALYRDQLLPQAQKAMETAEIWNREGQGSLSDFLETEAVWYNFQLALARSRADYGKYLAKLEGIVGISLTQKSEIAQPLQQPEATP
- the qmoC gene encoding quinone-interacting membrane-bound oxidoreductase complex subunit QmoC, translated to MTQAYQVKPDLEFIQEVTRLGGGDVKKCYQCATCAVVCPISPDTRPFPRKEMIATSWGLKDKVVGNADIWLCHNCGDCSTKCPRGAKPGDVLAALRAYAVSEYAVPKAVAKAVADPKKLPILLAVPVVIFLVLGLITGLLHFNPKGDEIVHAHFFSSWLVDMIMIPTFLWALAVFGLGLKRFLEDIHQNALLEGKTNQQKIDPKGFVEALIRVIPKILRHDKFNECGENKDRATAHMMVFFGFIGLFIVTSIFFVVLYVFQIHGPYSQLNPVKWLANLSGIALVIGSALMFKTRLAKKDQVSTYKDWQLIGLAFLLGATGLLTEMTRLGGIAWLSYLLYFIHLMFVFSLFAYVPFSKLAHLVYRTVAMTYAEYAGRK
- a CDS encoding FAD-dependent oxidoreductase, encoding MSKKYGAYICTGCGIGDALNIDQICEVAEEEGFQAKSHPFLCGKEGVEFLKKEIAGGVTHMAIAACSRRVNFDVFRFDDCYVDRVNLREQVVWSHTKTQGEEIDHLQMMAEDYLKMSMEKLKKVKTPEAYKLENFTRNILVIGGGITGISAALDAAKAGYDVTIVEKEAQLGGYAAKVRKQLPLSAPYTDLAQPILAQKLAELKAMPNITVKTETVVARIAGQPGDFTVTLKKPGEAIEFDVPFPLPPEMKVDENGKELDKDQLIERYKEYNKGKNDILTFDPNGLKFGAVVLAAGWRPYEPKEGEFDHLGWGASPDVVTNHQFEQLAAKGKVIRPSDGKPVKSVVFVQSPGKGDDADFPYTGSVTSLVALKQAKYVREDDPDAKAYIIYQNMRTPGLQEYFYKSMQQDNGIFLTKGEVVSVTKNGNGLIVEADNTLLGDKIQIDADMVVLATGMVPVTADDPVINLAYRQGPAFRDNGIFDQYADSNYICFPYETQRTGIYAAGAIRRGLTMEESIEDAAGAALKAIQCIESANRGVSVHPRYGDMTFPDFFFARCTQCKRCTEECPFGALDDDEKGTPKPNPTRCRRCGTCMGACPERIIGFADYNIDTIGSMIKAIGVPTTDDYDEPPLRILALVCENDAYPALDMAGLHRCTYSPNVRIIPVRCLGSVNVAWIKEALSKGMDGAFLLGCKHGDDYQCHFVKGSELASIRMRKIGEALVSLALEEERVAQFELAIDEFDKVPQMIDEFAAKIEELGPNPFKGF
- a CDS encoding CoB--CoM heterodisulfide reductase iron-sulfur subunit A family protein, with the protein product MTAETAAPASGSILVVGGGISGITTALEAAEVGYEVYLIEKNPYLGGRVAQLNQYFPKLCPPTCGLEINFRRIKDNPRIKVLTLAEVQSIDGKPGDYTANIQISPRYVTEACTCCGACAEACQTEIPNEFNFGMNKIKGAYLPNDMAFPARYVLSSRIIGTEDAKRCKEACKYDAIDLDMAAKTVSLKVGAVVWATGWVPYDAHKIDNLGFGRHKNIITNMMLERMASTTGPTGGKILRPSDQKAPATIAFVQCAGSRDENHLPYCSYICCMASLKHVTYIREQYPDAKIAIFYIDLRAPGYKYERFYKKIKEDANVTFIKGKVAEVSEDAATGNITVVAENAVTGEKIHHTSEMVVLATGMQPTAAVSKLPVELNLTNDGFIVNDFAKGGMFATGCANKPADVVSCNQNATGMALKAIQTLKKR